Within Leishmania infantum JPCM5 genome chromosome 5, the genomic segment TCTCTTGAACGAACACCGCCTCAAGACGTGTACAagcgtgtacgtgcgtgtgtgtgtgggaggggggtgggtgggggaagCCGCCCGAAATTCGAAGGTCAGAGAAAGAAGGGAGGGACGAAGAGAAGACGATGAACCCTTCTTCGGGcactctctctgtctctggCCCCATTCCCATCCCCTCAGCGTCTACGCTGCGAAACACAGGCTGCGTATCTGTCGCTCGCCGCACACCGGCAACTCTCACGGCGCCTCTGTCACCGCTGCCCTTCACCACCTCTCCATCcgtccatctctctctcccccccccttcgATATATTTCCGTGACCcatgcacgcatacgcaAACTGGAAAGCTATCTTGTGAGTGTGCGGCAACCAAGAAAATATACTAGGAGCTGACAGAAAcacccgctgcagctccccgccccctcatccgtctcgctctcctccatcTACCTGAGTGGGTCACTCGTGTGGGCGTTCCTTCTACGTTTTCTGTTCTCGAAGCACTCGTTGTCTTCTTGCTGTTGCGTTCCTGCTTGCTTGCTCGCCTACTTGCTTACTtgcttgctgccgctgctgtgttttcactgtgtgtgtgtgtgttcctgCGTCGCTCATCCCCGACACTGCGTCAGTGCGCGTGTAGGTGCGAAGGGCaggcggggagagggtgTACATGCCACATCCTTTCTCGCTGATCTGGCAGCGCTCGTAACGCGTCGTCTCGCGTGCGTTTCTCTTCATCCGTCTCCTCTTGCCCTTCTCTCGTCCACGCTCACCgtcgacaccaccaccacacgtcCTTGATGCGCCGGTACACAGATGCACATGGCCAAGCGCTTCCTTGCTGTGCTTACGATCGCTTCCTTTGCCTGCCTGCGCATCATAGTCGCTGAGACGCCTTGCGAGAAAGCGGGGAGAAGTGCGCCCCCGGAGCTCTTGTCCACGTCTCCACACACATAATCACTGTCacctgcacgcgcacgcgcgttgcGTGAGCATCGCGCAAGACCGCACGTGCAGGTGTGCGCAgacagccgcagcgagcCCACCCACCGACCCCCCTTACACGCCGATCCCAGTCACTACCGTGCGCATCCGCGGCGCTGTGTCCCCGGTGGGCAATCATCAGTGacggacacacgcacgtgcataCGTAAGCGAAAGAGAACGAGGCCACACAACGCTTAGCTCAGTGAAAAAGACGGTGGAAAGGAGAGTCGGGGGTGAGAGCCGTTCCCTTCTCTGATCTCTGTCCaatcacacgcacacacacaggcacagacaccgTTCCAGCAGAGCGGCGTGGGCGAGGGTGGTCGCGCATGGGTGGTGACTTTGGCGCCCCCCCCGCTTCCTTTAGGTTTGTGCGCTCGCTTGCGAGGATCGTCCgtgtcggcgtgtgcgtgtgtgtgtgcgcgtattCGCTTCTCTTCGGTAGCGCGTGGTGCTTGATTGTTTTAAGTTGGCTTTGCATTCCTTATCCCCATCGTCTCGCCCTCcgacacacccacccactccctcctcttcaGGTTGGCCCTGTAGCCATGCCGGcacgaccgcagcagcagcagcagcagcagcagcggcagcggcggcggcgcccacACCGGCCACCGTCGAAGCAACTCCTGCAGATacgcgaggagggaggcggcagctACGCAGACTCGAAAACTAATTCTCCGTTTCTCCGCGGAACCCCGTCCTGGTCGTCGCGGACCTCGCCGTCCGCCACGGCTGCAATCGATGGGCacgccggtggtgccggtggtACAGACAGTGTCGATCGCGGCAGTGGTGTAGAGATGACtagcgccggcgacggcgacgacggggACAACAATGAAGGTAAAAGGATAGCGGTGAATCTGTCAAGGGCACGGCACCCGCCGCAACACTCACGGCAGTCCCGTCCTTACTTGCGCATGAGCCCACGCGTCACGTCAGCGCGCAAGGCGAAGAGCGGCGACCGGAGGcgtgcctccagctccggcagcggccttgaacgcgccgcagcggcggctgcgctgtcctccgccgcctctcttgcTAGGTCTCTCCAGGCGCCGGTGACGTCGTCATCTGCAGTGCTGGGTGGCCATGTCATCTACTACGGCTTCCCGTCCTCGCGCAGCCTCTCTGACTCGGACGGCAACGAGGCCGACACGCAGAACAGCAAGAGCGACTGTAGCAGCTCCTGCCTggccgcggcgcatgcggcaCCAGGGAGTGAGCCTgcgtcgccggtggtgcgGGTGGGCgactgcggtggcggtgatggcggtaCCGTGTTTGGGATTCCCGGTAGCGCCAGTGATGATGcgcggcggacgacggcCAGCCGCAAGCCGGAGACGGCGGTGAGCGGTGACGGCGAAAGTGACTCTAGGGCGTACGCATCGTCTTCGCCTCCGGGTaccaccgcgacggcgagcacggCCCCACTGACATACGCGGCAGTGGCCTCGTCGTCACTGCACGGCAAGCGACTGCCTCAGTCCCGCGTCAGCTTTAGCCAGTGGCGCAAGCGTGtatgctgcggcagcgcctccatgCCAAATACCATCGATGGCGCCAACACCACGCCTGGCATgtcctcggcagcagcggcggccttcCTAAACACGTTCCCCAGCGCTCCGCTGACGCTGAAGACTGCCTTGGCAGCCACGACGGCGAGCACGCCGCGTGCGACAGGCAAGAGCACACCGACaagcacgccttccgtggacggcaacggcgacggcaaagCGAGCATGCCGAGCGGCGACAAGCACGACTGCACGACCGGTGGGCCACGACATCTGTCAGCGAGCGCCGTCATGCCGCCCTTGCCTCCCTCGGTGCACCGTCACCAGCCGACGCACCTGATTCTGCAGTTGCCCCACGCTCCACTaccgcagcaggcgcgcaACGGTCCTGAATCGGACGAGGATATGGCATCCGACAGCTCTCCACGCACTGCCGGCACTCCTGGTAtagccgcggctgccgatgAGCTGTCATCGCCCGTGTCGCTTCCGCCGAAGAGCAACGGCACCGctaccgccgtcgccgcggcgctgccatcCCTGCCTCGCTCTGCATCAGAAGTGACGTCCGCGACGGGTGTGCGCATGCCTGGCGTACAGAAaggtgcacagcagcagcggcagcagttgAACGTCCTGAAGCCAGTCATGTCGCCGTCGTATACGACCTTCAGCCCCACGACCCCGACGCGCGGAGGCGCCAAAAGTGGCCCGCGCCCCAAAgtctccgccaccgccgcggcggcagccggcaAAGGCATGAACCGTGTCCCGTCtgcggcctcctccttcaaCGCGGCGGAGATACTGCCCGGGCTCTTCCTCGGCGCCTACGTTGACGCCACCGACAcggaggcgctggtggcgcacGATATTTCGCTGGTCATCAACTGCTCGTACGAGTGCCCGGTGACACCAGCGATGGTGAACAACAACCATCACGTCCGCTACGCTCAGTGTCCGCTGCGCGACCATTCTGACGAAGTCATCGCACCTTTCTTCACGCCTGTCACCCGCATCATCCACGAGCAGTTGCACCGCCGGCAAATAAATCATCAGCGCATggcccgccgcgccgcgacgAGCGCGCCGGGTGTCAATGTGAACGACTCCGAGGATCGCGAAGTGCAGGGGCGCATGCCTTGGGCCTGggcggacgaggcggagaaCGTGTGGGTGGCCCCTCCGTCGCTTGTgtcgccgccactgccggtGGGTGGGCAGCCATCGTTCAAGGAGAGCAAGCGAGAGACTCCCCGCACACCGTCCTCGACGCGGGGGCTCGGTGCGCGCTtcggtgacggtgccgggtgcagcagcaccataACCTCATGCTCTCCGTCGCCGATTCCGGGCGGCAACGCCACCTTCCCGccctttgccgccgcgcccatCACGGCTGATCCGGCTGGCGCGACGGCCACCGAAGCtcctggtgctgccgctgctgctccaggaTCGGCGGACGTGTCTTCGGATACGCAGAACGGCAGCAACGTCCGCACGAATACGTTGTTCAACACGGCAACCACCACACCCCTACCAGAAGCATCTGCCATCACCGCACTAcccgcgtcggcgtcgtcgccgtcgccgctcacCGTCGTTGACCCACGCGACTGCGGTggcgtgctcgtgtgctGCCGCATGGGTgtgagccgcagcgccaccttcATCATTGCCTACCTCATCCTCTACGGCTGCACGCTAGCACCGCTAGACGACACCGCCTCGCTCTTCGTGCACTTCCTggagcgagagcgccgcaTCATCGAAGAGGCAGGCGGGCTCACCTTCTTCGAGGACAACAACGGAGGCGTCTCCAACACATCGTCCCCGGTcctggcgacgacgccggcgtgcccggggcgcggcagcaggtgTGTGAACGGGGACCTCGCCTCGCACGGAAGTCCGGACGTGAATGGTGTCCAGCCATTCGTACAGAACCTCTTGCCGCCAAACTCACCACGAACGCTCAGGCGCTCTGCTATGATACCTGTGTCGTCGCCACTTTCCCTCGGCGGCGGGTGCGTTTCCGGCTCCCTCACAACCCCACTGAGTGGGAATGCCTCAACactgtcgcagcagcggctttgCACGGGGTCGCCCGCCACCCAGATCGAGCTTGCCTCGCGCTTGTGCCAACCGTGCTACTTGTTGCATctgcgagagcggcggctgcagaagACTCAGCGGCGGCTTCTTATcagcgggcagcagcagcagcagcggagagaGCAACGCGAtgaggagcagcagatgaTGGCGCTGTCGGCGTCGCGCATGGCCGTGAGAGAGGTAGGGCAAGGGTGCGGGCGGATGGGCAGTGTCGAAGATAATTCGAACTTTGGAGGCAGTAGCAGCGCTACGGCaagcggccgcagcgacggcggacaccaagaggagcagcagcatcattATCATCGCCGTGTCCTCTGTGcgttgccgtcgtcggcacCGGTGACCTCGtaccgcagcgcgcgcgggaGTCGcgcggtgacgctgctggaggcggcctACGCCGACGAACGCGTTCATGCGGATGACGgggtggacgaggagggggatcGGCAGCAGGAGGATGGTTCGCGAATGGCTGTTGAACAGAGATCGGAAAGCCTTGCTGTGGTCAGTGCTACCACCACACCAACGCTGAAAAGCGACACCCAGAAGGTGCGAAACAACTTCCCAACACACAAGTTGTGCGTCGCggccgcagaggcggccCCCACCACACCTGATCAcagcgccgttgccggcgagcgccgaggcgacggcgagaaCGTGTACGAAACGCCTCTGCCGTccggtgagcagcagcagcagcagcaggtgccgTTGCGCTCGTCCTGCGCGATTCTCCCCACACAACCACCCATGAGGGGCCGCCCCCACAGCGACCTGAACGCCAGCGCGAGCACGTTGCTAGGCGTCAGCTTtaccagcagcggcggtggaagTGGGAGCGCCttcggaggcgcagcgccggcgatgaCTTACCGCGAGGCTTTCGATGCGGTGAAGCGGCAAAAGGCCGATGTCAACCCGAACATCGGCTTCGTcttggcgctgcgcgagctcgccggcggcggcgacgtcagcTTCAGCATGTCCTTCTAAAAAGCCGAAGTAACGAGGAAGCGCGACGCTGAGGTGTATAGATGGGGCCAACGGTGTCCTTCGTGGTGTTTCGTGTTGCctcgctggcggtgctgctaaACATGTTCTTTGACAAGCGAAGTCTGTGGCTGCTCGTCTCTTCGCTTGTTTTGTTGTTcacgctgctgttgttgctgtgaTCAGCGTATTCCTGTAGGCTGCCCGGCTGAGCAtgcgtctttgtgtgtgcgtctgcccTTGCCCATCGCGTCTCCTCTCTTGCTCGCCCCGCTCCCTCCTTCTGCCTTTATCATCTCCTCCGCCTACGTCTGCATGCATCATGTGATGGATTTCGgcgtcctcctctctccctctctctttcttccctTCCATGTTGCTGTGGTTGTGTTCGTGTCCGTGCGTCTGCAAGGATGTGACCCTCTTCGTGTGCCAATGGCGTGCTGGATGCCGTGTATTTTGTCCAGtcgaaagagagggaggcagagacagaaggcgcaggaaggaggggggcagaggtTTTGCGATAGTGGTCGCTTCTCTGGATGCCGATGTGGAGGCTGAGGATGTTCGAatctctgcgtgtgtctgtctctgtgtgtgtgtttgtgtgtgtctgtgtctgtgccgtCTTgacccccttcctcctccgcacccCGGTCACTGTTCCCTCTTTATCTACGCGAGTCTGTCATTCGCTTGGACTTGGCCCCACTCGACATCatccagcagcgcatccgGCTTTCTTGCATCTGTGCGCGTGAGTCTCTTGGTGGGcgaccctcctcctcctcgccatGCTTTAGCCTTTTCTATGAAACACTGTTGCCgtcagcgctgctggtggcgacTTGGTCGGATGCTATTCGTGCTAGCACGGCGTGCTCTGTTCCGTTCTTCGTCCATCTATATAGTTTTCTGTGTTCGTCGCCCGCCCTTCTTCGCCGAGCCTCTCCTTCGTCGTTGGCTGGCTTCATCCCCATCGGCGCGAGCTCAGCACGGAGCACTgaccacacacaaacagcgGTGAGACgcgagacgaggaggaccgTGGAAGTGCGCAGTGCCGCTGGGcctccccccgcctccccctccaccaccaccaccacaagcgaagcgctccttctcttttcggGGTGTAGAAGATCCCATCGTCAGCGGTGGCGCATGATCTGCAAGCATCACCTCGTGCGTGAGAGTTGTCTTGCGCCGACCTCCAGCCGCCTCTAactctcccccccctcccaccccaccccacccctatcaccctcttcctctctttgaGCAGTGCTCAacgcagccaccgccgcttgcCGAGATAGGTGTCTACAGAAGCAGGAGTGCACATACTCTCGTgcaagcaccaccaccaccacccaaCAGTGACACCACAGCAGCCATACATCGAAGCAACCAAACAACagccacccacccctccgcGCAAACTCGGCTGAAAGCACCGTCGTCATCGGCAtctccctcgctcgctctcgccctGTCATTGCGTGGGTGTCGGTTCTTCGCGTGCACTGGAGGGACACGAAACGACGAACGGGCCGCAGGAAAGACACGACACGGCAaggtgcttgtgtgcgcagGCTCGTCGCGCATCACAGTGCGCCCAAACTCCCGTCGatcgctcgctctctccctctgacccctctccctcctcaaGAAACAGCGCCGTGGACCATGTCGACATCGGACTCGTCTGTGCTGAAGAAGCAGCGCGCAAGGATCGCCTGGCTGGAGGCGTCCCTGGATACGAGCATTGTCGCCTACGAGTCTCACCGCAACGCGCTCGAAAACGTCTACGCGTATCTGGCGAAGTGGCAGCAGTCGCCTGGCGAGGGGTGCATCCACATTAGCCCAGCAGCGTTAAGTGAGCTGCTGAACGACATCGACGATGTGCTGGAGCAGTGCGCGCTTCGGCTGCAGCCCATAGACGGCGCAACGCCAGCCGCAGATTCGCCGACGGAGCAAGCACACTCGGAACACTGCTTCAGGGGCGCGCATCTCTATCCTGACAACGCCCGCGGAACGCGTCGGAACAAGGCAGTGCCCGccccaccacagcagcagccccagaTGACCTCGCGGTCTGTCTCGGAGCTGTCGAGGGGGAGCCGCCCACGCGGGGCAGAGGACGATCTGCATGAggcatcgacggcgacgacggagaGCAGGCAGCACCAACAGCCGAAGCCGGTGTTGCAGTACCGCCCGCTGTCATCGTCACGCTCCCGCACGTCGTCTGTGCTACCGGCGatgaacgagagagaggctgcagcagtgcagccCGTGTACACGACGAGCGCCGActcaacgccgccgccgtcgcaggcgGTGGCCGGCTCGTGGAAGCCTCAGCCGAGGCCTCGCGCGCAGCCTCGCGACCGGATGGGTGTGGCACTGACGCCGTGGCCCATCATGGACGACAGACAGCAGCCAAGTGGCACCGCAGCCGGTCCGGTAGATCGCACTCGAAGTGacccgacgccgccgtcggcccGCCTGCGAGCGGAGGAGAACCACGATGAGCTGCCCGCACCGCAGTACAGCTCTTACAAGAGAACCGGGCATCCGCTACTGCCCTCGCCGGAGCGGCGCGCGGCCGCGGAAGAGCTCGCGGAACTCGCGGCGGCCGAGGAGGAAGCAAAGGCGAGTAGCGCATACCAGCAGTCTTTCGGCGGGTGCAGCCACAGCCGCGAGAGCGAACGCAACTGTGTCAGCGCCGGGCATCGCTGgccttccccttcctcctcgctgacGTCGGCGTCGCATCAGCTGCCGCCCCCACCGCCTCTGCAGGGGGAACAACACGGCCAAAGTTACTGGAGCGAGGAGCAAGACATCCCATATCGTCGGGGCTCCTCGGCAGCTGGcgagcaccgcagcagcaacacggGCGCCGGCAGCCACGTCGGCTCGGGCCGCTCTGGCCTGTCTGAGGAGGGCCCATACGCTGGCAttgcaccagcagccgcgagTGGGCaccgggcggcggcggcggtcacCTCCCACCACTCGCAcccggcgccgtcgcaccaGCAAAGCAGCGCCGGTGGTCGTGCTCTCAGTCGGACATCCAGCACCCTCAGGGGCAGTCCCTCGGatgccgcggtggcagccCTGGAGTCGCTATCTTACGCGTCGTCCTGTGCCCCGCACCGTCCTGGCCAaccacgcggcggcgcagccggagcagcagcaatgtACGCAGGCCATCCCGTGGAGGCGTCGCAGGCAGGCAGCCTTGGTCTTGTCTACACTCCCAGTGTGACGCCACAGCGGGACTCGGACAACGGGGCGGCGGTAACGgccccgcagcagctcagtgagcgccgccgcctgcgcactTACAGCCAGCGGCCCATCGCCCCGAAAACGAACGACAGCAGCCAGGTCGAGTCCACCGTGTATCATCGTCGTACGTTGTCGCCGTCTGCAGGCCGGAAGCCTTTGCGGGCCGACTCGCCAGAGACGCTGCGCTTTATGGAAAGGGAAGACGCCTTCctcgagaagcagcggcaaaaGTTGCTGGGGGAGGAGCACCGCGACCCTCTCCAACCGCAAAACGACGCTGGCGCCACGCTTTACATCACGGCTAATCCTGGTGGTCAGCCCGTCGCGAACGGCGGCAAGGCTggcaaggaggcggcgccggaaATGACGGCCGTCGAGGAGCAGCTCATCGCCGAGCACACGATCTTGCGCACGCAGCTCGAAAAGATGCAGATGGAGATGTCCATTGCGGTCGCGCGACACCGTGAGCGCGGAAACGAGCAGCGCTACACGCAGCTGAACACGCGCATGAAGCGCGTGATGAAGGACTTGGACAGGGTAGAGTGGGAGCTGCGCGTCGTGCGCAATATTGATCGCCAGTCCCGCTCACAGTCTCCCGCGAGCGGCATATAGACCCGCAGCTGGGACGCTTGGTGCCGaacgcaccggcaccggtAACCGCtgggagaaggcgaagggcgGGCAGAGCCGTGAAGGCGGGTATGATGCTTCTGATGGGGAGGGTGTGGACCGAGTACGGCGACGATGGTGACCGGCACTGATGCATTATGTGttatgtgtgtgggtgtgcacCTTTttgtctgcctctctcccgctctccgCGCATGGGACGCGCGCCTGCGGGCTgaaggagcgggaggagggggggttACTCACCAGCTCCAGGGACAGCACGTCACATGACATCATACACGCCCGCAGTGAagtctctctgtgtgcctcGTACTCTTTTCCAgccttgctgctgctgctgctgtttctcCAAGAGCGCCCTTTCTCAGGCATGACCCCTTTCTGCACGCCGCATACCCACGCGTCGCCCTGGCCATTGCCGTTGATCGGTGGGGTTGTcgtgtctcctcctctccgcgcccaccaccgccaacgcTCTCTCTGCTGCTCCCGCCCATTGGCATTACTATTATTTCTGCttgcctttctctctcacttgcccccctcccgtgtgtgtgtgttcgtctGCGTTTGGGTGtcttgcgcgtgcgcgccaaGTCACCGCCTTCCTCATCATCTCCTATGCTGATGTTCACCACActcgcccacacacacgaatGCAggttcctcctcctcttccccatctctcctcgtcttccGCTTGATCTCCTCTCGAAACATCGTCGCTGCTTTTCAGTTGtactcctcttcctccctatacattatatatatatatatatgtgtgtgtgtgtatgcatgtgtctgtatgtgtacgtctgtgtgtctgtgcgtgtgcgtggatCTTGTTACTGTCTTCTCTTGCTAGCGctgtcccctccccctccctcgtctctgttcatgcgtgcgtgtgcgtgactCGGTGCAAGTCTGCTTGTGCTGGTGTGCACGGGTcagcatgcgcgcgcacgcgcgttcGTTTCTGTCCTCCTGTACGCTTCTGTTTGCAACCTTTAAACCAGATCGACGCACGCCCTCCACCCCTACCCCATTTCACGCCCCACCCCTCTACTTGGACAGCTTTCGCTGCctctcaccgccaccaccacaccttTCCTTCAAGCGACGGGAGTGCCAGACgctagtgctgctgctgctggtggtaATGGCAACGCCACACGCGGGGCAGACCTCCTGCGTGTGGCGAGGTCATCCTGGCGGGAAAGgcgcgctctccctcgcccctcATCGCCCTTCGCGCTTTTCGCGCTGGTGAGCAAGGGATTATCAAAGGACATGATCCGCATCGGTTTTGTTCGTCGCCACGGCCTCGCCTCGAAcctcatcgtcgccgtcagggtctctctcttcttccctccctctcttccgcACGGCTCTTCGCGCGACTTTTCACCGTCCTCACGCAACTGCACTGCACCCACAATCCTCCATCGCCCACGCTTTatgccccccctcccacgccCACCCATCCTCAGCTCGCAGCCACGTTGGCTCTCCCGCTATCAcctgcctcctccttcgcccgtcctgctctctcttctgctTAGCGCTGCGCCTTCCCGTTCGTTCTTCATACATTATTTGCTTGTTGCCCTCCCCTCATCCACGGCAACCGCACTGGtccatcaccaccatcaccgtcgtcgtcgttcaCCCGAAGCGGAAGCAGCACTCGGTCTCTCCCGTTCCACGCACTCGGccctctctgcccctcccccctctcccccctcccccggtGTAGCCATCAAGGCGTGACGGAGAGCGGCGCGTATCTGACCCCTGACCTTGTCCCGTGGCTCAGGCCTGGAAAGACc encodes:
- a CDS encoding phophatase-like protein, encoding MGGDFGAPPASFRFVRSLARIVRVGVCVCVCAYSLLFGSAWCLIVLSWLCIPYPHRLALRHTHPLPPLQVGPVAMPARPQQQQQQQQRQRRRRPHRPPSKQLLQIREEGGGSYADSKTNSPFLRGTPSWSSRTSPSATAAIDGHAGGAGGTDSVDRGSGVEMTSAGDGDDGDNNEGKRIAVNLSRARHPPQHSRQSRPYLRMSPRVTSARKAKSGDRRRASSSGSGLERAAAAAALSSAASLARSLQAPVTSSSAVLGGHVIYYGFPSSRSLSDSDGNEADTQNSKSDCSSSCLAAAHAAPGSEPASPVVRVGDCGGGDGGTVFGIPGSASDDARRTTASRKPETAVSGDGESDSRAYASSSPPGTTATASTAPLTYAAVASSSLHGKRLPQSRVSFSQWRKRVCCGSASMPNTIDGANTTPGMSSAAAAAFLNTFPSAPLTLKTALAATTASTPRATGKSTPTSTPSVDGNGDGKASMPSGDKHDCTTGGPRHLSASAVMPPLPPSVHRHQPTHLILQLPHAPLPQQARNGPESDEDMASDSSPRTAGTPGIAAAADELSSPVSLPPKSNGTATAVAAALPSLPRSASEVTSATGVRMPGVQKGAQQQRQQLNVLKPVMSPSYTTFSPTTPTRGGAKSGPRPKVSATAAAAAGKGMNRVPSAASSFNAAEILPGLFLGAYVDATDTEALVAHDISLVINCSYECPVTPAMVNNNHHVRYAQCPLRDHSDEVIAPFFTPVTRIIHEQLHRRQINHQRMARRAATSAPGVNVNDSEDREVQGRMPWAWADEAENVWVAPPSLVSPPLPVGGQPSFKESKRETPRTPSSTRGLGARFGDGAGCSSTITSCSPSPIPGGNATFPPFAAAPITADPAGATATEAPGAAAAAPGSADVSSDTQNGSNVRTNTLFNTATTTPLPEASAITALPASASSPSPLTVVDPRDCGGVLVCCRMGVSRSATFIIAYLILYGCTLAPLDDTASLFVHFLERERRIIEEAGGLTFFEDNNGGVSNTSSPVLATTPACPGRGSRCVNGDLASHGSPDVNGVQPFVQNLLPPNSPRTLRRSAMIPVSSPLSLGGGCVSGSLTTPLSGNASTLSQQRLCTGSPATQIELASRLCQPCYLLHLRERRLQKTQRRLLISGQQQQQRREQRDEEQQMMALSASRMAVREVGQGCGRMGSVEDNSNFGGSSSATASGRSDGGHQEEQQHHYHRRVLCALPSSAPVTSYRSARGSRAVTLLEAAYADERVHADDGVDEEGDRQQEDGSRMAVEQRSESLAVVSATTTPTLKSDTQKVRNNFPTHKLCVAAAEAAPTTPDHSAVAGERRGDGENVYETPLPSGEQQQQQQVPLRSSCAILPTQPPMRGRPHSDLNASASTLLGVSFTSSGGGSGSAFGGAAPAMTYREAFDAVKRQKADVNPNIGFVLALRELAGGGDVSFSMSF